In Solenopsis invicta isolate M01_SB chromosome 1, UNIL_Sinv_3.0, whole genome shotgun sequence, one genomic interval encodes:
- the LOC105197952 gene encoding syntaxin-8, with amino-acid sequence MALVNIEGIDPWLTEYDACEKLFREIMEQLTMRDGEPKTSKVYASLSANIRLRMKQYTREVQQLKCKVEEASKLKTITFEEAERRTRQVEQLQSKDIQLQKLYDPRTNDYVSSRATLLRAGSSAFADGGTTSWAADDDDDDKPLDVQVSVNDLMSYQDRALIEQDKGLEELCKVIARQKEIGQTISGEVDHQNEIIDDLADHMDRTDESLINKTQQVRNIHSKDRTCGYWVVILILFIAIVVISFV; translated from the exons ATGGCACTTGTCAACATCGAAGGAATCGATCCTTG GCTCACGGAATATGACGCATGCGAGAAGTTGTTCCGTGAGATTATGGAACAGCTGACTATGCGTGATGGAGAACCAAAGACGTCAAAAGTTTACGCCAGTTTGTCAGCTAATATAAGATTGCGTATGAAGCAGTACACACGTGAAGTCCAGCAATTAAAATGTAAGGTGGAAGAAGcttctaaattaaaaacaat AACATTTGAGGAAGCTGAACGTAGAACGAGGCAAGTGGAACAGTTGCAAAGCAAGGATATTcagttacaaaaattatacgatCCACGTACAAATGATTACGTATCATCACGCGCCACTCTATTAAGGGCAGGTTCATCGGCTTTCGCAGATGGTGGCACAACTTCTTGGGCtgctgatgatgatgatgatgacaaaCCATTAGATGTACAAGTATCTGTTAATGATCTTATGAGTTATCAAGATCGAGCTTTGATAG AACAAGACAAAGGCTTGGAAGAATTATGTAAAGTGATAGCTCGCCAAAAAGAAATTGGACAAACGATTAGTGGTGAAGTGGATCACCAAAACG aaataattgatgATCTGGCTGATCATATGGATAGAACCGATGAATCTTTGATCAACAAAACTCAACAGGTTCGTAATATCCATTCCAAAGACCGCACATGTGGTTATTGGGTAGTGATActtatactttttattgctattgTTGTTATTTCTTTCGTATAG
- the LOC105197934 gene encoding TLD domain-containing protein 2 isoform X15, with the protein MPRSKMPNPIVKITKFLKQKTKVLSMSEEFRRALYANSAISLDNDVIVPDLIGTTEILSEEHREELCRHLPARAEGYQWTLVFSTSQHGFSLNSMYRKMAKIESPILLVIEDTEGNVFGALTSCSLHVSDHFYGTGESLLFRFTPRFQCFNWTGDNLYFIKGNNESLAIGAGDGKFGLWLDGDLYQGRTQSCSTYGNEPLAPREDFVVKTLECWAFI; encoded by the exons GTACTGTCTATGAGCGAAGAGTTCAGGCGAGCTCTTTACGCGAACAGTGCCATTTCTCTGGATAATGACGTTATCGTACCTGATCTGATCGGCACAACGGAAATACTCAGCGAGGAACACAGAGAAGAGCTCTGCCGTCATCTGCCCGCGAGAGCGGAGGGTTACCAGTGGACTCTCGTTTTCAGCACCAGTCAGCATGGTTTCAGTCTTAATAGCATGTATCGAAAAATGGCGAAAATTGAGAGTCCGATCTTATTAGTTATCGAGGATACGGAGGGCAAC GTGTTTGGTGCACTGACCTCGTGCTCCCTGCACGTGAGCGATCACTTTTACGGTACCGGCGAGTCCCTGCTCTTCAGGTTTACGCCGAGGTTCCAGTGTTTCAACTGGACTGGGGACAACCTGTACTTTATCAAGGGCAACAACGAAAGTTTAGCAATCGGTGCTGGAGA TGGCAAGTTTGGGCTCTGGCTGGATGGCGATCTATATCAGGGCAGGACACAGTCCTGCAGCACATACGGCAATGAGCCGTTGGCACCGCGTGAAGATTTTGTCGTTAAGACATTGGAATGCTGGGCATTCATATAG